From Cygnus atratus isolate AKBS03 ecotype Queensland, Australia chromosome 1, CAtr_DNAZoo_HiC_assembly, whole genome shotgun sequence, the proteins below share one genomic window:
- the BMX gene encoding cytoplasmic tyrosine-protein kinase BMX isoform X2, translating into MSVKRRQANIRCHVFLDLTSKNHSLLQDIWHSSLLRRRSLPQVLSPSKSVLNMAVAQCNYEPLGDSAIRLVKCNKYHVLQEEDFAWWKVRDLEGNEGFVPSTCLRKLSLNDDEPRENSSVNEHTSSEEQSIAQHNWYAGGISRAQSEQLLRQKGKEGAFMVRKSSSQAGTFTVSVFSKFHESKKGTVKHYHVHKTPQNKYYLAENYCFESIPKLIHYHQHNSAGMVTRLRHAVSMQVNKVPDTASLGNGIWELKREEIVLLRELGSGQFGEVHLGKWKGRYDVAVKMVKEGTMSEDEFTEEAQTMMKLNHPKLVRLYGVCSKLYPIYIVMEYMSNGSLLSYLQSHGKELQPLQLLEICYDVCDAMAFLESCQFIHRDLAARNCLVDSNLTVKVSDFGMTRYVLDDLYVSSLGTKFPVKWSAPEVFHYTKFSSKSDVWAFGILMWEVFTLGKQPYELYDNMQVIEKVSQGYRLYRPQLVSDITYQIMYNCWHELPEKRPAFFQLLSFFEALREDSRA; encoded by the exons ATGTCAGTAAAGAGGAGACAAGCAAATATACGATGCCATGTTTTTTTGGACTTAACTTCAAAGAACCACAGCCTGCTTCAGGACATTTGGCATTCCTCCCTG TTGAGACGTAGAAGCCTGCCTCAGGTACTATCACCAAGCAAGTCAGTCCTGAATATGGCTGTGGCCCAATGCAACTATGAACCCTTAGGAGATTCAGCTATCCGGCTTGTCAAATGCAATAAATACCACGTATTGCAAGAGGAAGATTTTGCCTGGTGGAAAGTGAGAGATTTGGAAGG gaaTGAAGGTTTTGTACCGAGCACTTGCTTGAGAAAGTTATCCCTGAATGATGATGAGCCAAG GGAAAACTCAAGTGTCAATGAGCACACATCATCAGAAGAGCAGAGTATTGCACAGCACAA TTGGTATGCTGGTGGTATCTCCCGTGCCCAGTCTGAGCAGCTGCTCCGTCAGAAG gGAAAAGAAGGTGCTTTTATGGTGCGGAAATCTTCTAGCCAGGCAGGAACATTTACTGTGTCTGTATTCAGCAAATTTCATGA aagtaaaaaagGAACAGTCAAACATTACCATGTGCACAAAACCCCTCAGAACAAGTATTACCTTgctgaaaattactgttttgaatCAATTCCCAAACTTATACACTATCACCAGCACAACTCAGCAG GTATGGTGACAAGGCTCCGGCATGCAGTATCTATGCAAGTAAATAAAGTCCCAGACACAGCTTCACTGGGAAATG GAATATGGGAGCTGAAGCGAGAAGAAATTGTCCTGTTGAGAGAGCTAGGAAGTGGTCAGTTTGGAGAGGTGCATCTGGGAAAGTGGAAGGGACGATATGATGTGGCTGTAAAGATGGTTAAAGAGGGAACAATGTCAGAAGATGAATTCACAGAAGAAGCTCAGACCATGAT gaAACTTAATCATCCCAAACTTGTTAGACTGTACGGTGTATGCTCAAAACTGTATCCCATCTATATAGTGATGGAATATATGTCAAACGGCAGTTTGCTTAGCTACTTACAGAGTCATGGGAAGGAGCTGCAACCCCTTCAGCTTCTGGAAATATGTTATGACGTTTGTGATGCTATGGCGTTTCTGGAGAGCTGCCAGTTCATACACAGAGACTTG GCTGCTAGAAACTGTTTGGTTGACAGCAATCTTACTGTGAAAGTATCTGACTTTGGAATGACAAG GTATGTTCTGGATGATCTGTATGTAAGCTCACTAGGAACCAAGTTTCCAGTGAAGTGGTCAGCACCAGAAGTTTTTCATTACACCAAATTTAGCAGCAAGTCAGATGTATGGGCCTTCG GTATCTTAATGTGGGAGGTGTTCACTTTGGGAAAGCAGCCATACGAGCTGTATGATAACATGCAGGTGATTGAGAAAGTTTCTCAGGGATACAGACTTTATAGACCACAACTGGTTTCAGACATCACCTACCAGATAATGTACAACTGCTGGCATGAG CTACCAGAAAAGCGTCCTGCCTTTTTTCAGCTTCTATCGTTTTTCGAGGCACTGAGAGAAGACAGCAGGGCTTGA